The nucleotide sequence GGAGCACGCGACGCGCACGAGACGGCATTGCAGGCAGCCTTGCGGGAGGCACGGGAAGAAGCCGATCTGGAGCCCGGCGACGTCGTGGCCATCGGCGCGTACATCGCCGATCACGGCGGCTGGAGCTACACCACGGTCGTTGCGGTCCCGACCCGGCCGCTGGACCCACACGCGGCGAACGCCGAGAGCGTGAGTGTCGAGTGGGTGTCCGTCGACGTGGTCGCCCGACTTTCGCTGCACCACGGCTTCGCCTCAGCCTGGACGGCCTTGCGGGAGTTGCCGCCTACCGTTCGGCTCCTCGTTGGTCCGGCCACCCGCCACGAGGCGGTGCTGGACGGCTTGCGCGCGCACGGCATCAGCATCGACCGGCTGCCGCTGACCCAGCGCACGTCGGTTCACCGGATCTATCCGCAGATCATCGAGGTGGCCGATCTCGACGAGGCGGTCCGGCGCGCTGCGACCGCGGACGAACAGTCCCACGTGCTCATCGCGCTGGATTTGCGGGATCTCGACTTGCTGAGCTGAAGGTGTGGGCCCACTGGCTCGGGCTGAGCAGGGCCCGCTCACCAGATCCAACACAGCTCGGGCCACGCGATCAACAGGGATAAGAAACCGCAAGACCGGTTTTGTCCTGCCACGCTTCAACCTGGCCAGGTGGGATCACAGTGCCCTCCCGCTCGCCCATCACCAGCGCCGCCCCGTACACATCCGCCGCCGAGTGAGCTCGGCTACCGTAACCGGGTGCACATCCTGCTTCCGCCGAGCGAGTCGAAGACCACCGGCGGCGGCGGCCGATCGCTTCGGCGACGCACTGGTCAGGGCCCTCTGTCCGAACCACGGGCGGAGGTCATACGGGCGCTGGACGACCTGCTGAGCCGCTCTCGCGCCGACATCGCCCATGCACTTGCGCTGCCGACGTCGGTAATCGACTCCGCCGTCCGGGCCAACGCGATGCTGCTCGACGCCCCCACCAGGCCTGCTCTGGACCGCTACGCGGGCGTCGTGTACGACGGCATGCGTTGCGCGGCCTGGAACGCCGCCGAGCGCCGCTGCGCCGACCGCAGCGTCCTGATCTTCTCGGGCCTGTTCGGCGTGGTGGCCGGAGGTGCTCCGGTTCCGGACTACCGGGTGCCGGCCAAGGCGGTGCTGCCCGGCGTCGGGACGACGGGAACGTACTGGAGGCCGTGGCTGGCCGAGCACCTGCCGCCCCTGTTGCGCTCCGGTCTGGTCATAGATCTGCGCTCCAGTGACTATGCGGCGATGTGGCGGCCTGAGCGGTCGTCGTCCCTGGCGCGCCGAGTCGTTCGGGTCCGCATTCTGTCTCCGAGACCGGACGCGACGATGGCGGTCATCTCGTTCCCGTCCAAGTTCTTCAAGGGTGTGCTCGCGGACTCGATCGTGCGCGCGAGTGCCGCCGGCCGACCGCCCGCGACGGCAGAGGACCTAGCCGCACTCTGGTCGGCTGCCGGAGGCAAGGACGCGGTGCTGAGCGCGGACAAGGACGGCGTCGTGCTCGAGCTCCACAGCGCGACGTCGACCGTCGTCTGACCAGCGTCCGGTCACCTCGACAGGCCACCGCTGACGTCGTGGGGCCGTGGTCGCCGCGCCTTCGGCGCGTGGGCTATAACACCTCAAGTTCGCCGAGCGTGCACGACCCCGGTGCTGGCGGTCACCGGTCGCAGGTTCACTATCGGGGTATGCGATTGGACCACCTCTCCTACGCAGCCGGCCCAGAAGGCCTGGCCTCATGCGTTCAGCGACTCGGATCCCATCTCGGCGCCGGGTTCACCGACGGCGGCCTGCACCCGCGCTTCGGTACCCGCAACTTCGTACTGGCCCTCAAGGGCGGCGTGTACCTGGAAATCGTCGAAGCACTGGACCACCCTGCCGTTGAGCGAGCGCCCTTCGGCCGCGCGGTGCGTGCACGCAGCCAGGCCGGTGGCGGTTGGCTGTCGTGGGTGGTGGGCGTGTCCGACATCGGCGTCCTCGAGGACCGTTTCGGCCGGCCTGCTGCTGCCGGCCATCGGGTGCGACCAGACGGCTACGACCTGAGATGGCGCCAGATCGGCATCAACGACGCCGCGCAGGAGCGCCAGCTGCCCTGGTTCATCCACTGGGACTCCGAGAAGGTCCACCATCCGGCATCCGCGGGCGGCACCGTCAACCTGGAGCGACTCGACATCGCCGGTGACCGCGAATTCGTGACCGGTTTCCTCGGGGAGGAAGCCACCGCCGCACTGGAGAACCTGAAGGTAAAGTGGCTCTCACTCGACGACAACGACGGCGAGTCCGGGATCGTCGCGGCTCATTTCACCACGACGCACGGTGTCGTAGTCATTGACTGACCCCCGTGTCCTGGCGACCGATCTGTGTCGGTCAGCGGCCAGGAGCGTGCCGCTACGTTCAGGTGCGCGTCACGGCCGGTTGATCGCCGACTGACTCGCCGAAGGGTTCCGGTTGGGCCGGTGGCCTGCTCCCCCGGGCTCCCAGCACGGACCCGGCCAGGATGAGCGGGAAGCCGACGATCATGCCGGTGGTGACGGGCTCGTTCAGCACAGCGACGCCGAGAGCGAGCGCTACCGCCGGATTGACGTAGGTGATCACCGTCGACCGGGTGGGACCGATGGTGGCGATCAGTTCGAAGAAGAGCAGGAACGCCGCGGCGGTGCAGACCAGACCCAGGACGACCACGCTCGTGATGGTGGAGGCCCGGCTGAGGTCCGGTGGCTGCACGATCGCGAACGGCAGGTAGACGATGGCGCTGACCGACAGCGCCGCGGCGATGACGCCCAGGCTGGGCAGGTCCGAGAGTGTCCGGGCGAGGATCACCGGTCCGACCGCGTAGGCGATCGCGACCACCCCCATCTCGAGCAGCGCCGAGACGCGCAGGCCGCCGAAGTCCAGCCCGACCAGGCACGCGACGCCGCCGATGCCGACCAACAGGCCCAGCAGCTGCGTCGGACTGACGCGATCCCCGTGGCGGCTGAACCGCGCGATCAGGGCGCCGATGAGTGGCACGGCCGCGACCAAGAGGCCGGCAAGGGATGAGTTC is from Jatrophihabitans telluris and encodes:
- a CDS encoding YaaA family protein; the protein is MHILLPPSESKTTGGGGRSLRRRTGQGPLSEPRAEVIRALDDLLSRSRADIAHALALPTSVIDSAVRANAMLLDAPTRPALDRYAGVVYDGMRCAAWNAAERRCADRSVLIFSGLFGVVAGGAPVPDYRVPAKAVLPGVGTTGTYWRPWLAEHLPPLLRSGLVIDLRSSDYAAMWRPERSSSLARRVVRVRILSPRPDATMAVISFPSKFFKGVLADSIVRASAAGRPPATAEDLAALWSAAGGKDAVLSADKDGVVLELHSATSTVV
- a CDS encoding NUDIX hydrolase — encoded protein: MNTGDGWTVCSLGHRHWGRYGAAGILITDGDRVILQHRAPWTHEGGSWGVPGGARDAHETALQAALREAREEADLEPGDVVAIGAYIADHGGWSYTTVVAVPTRPLDPHAANAESVSVEWVSVDVVARLSLHHGFASAWTALRELPPTVRLLVGPATRHEAVLDGLRAHGISIDRLPLTQRTSVHRIYPQIIEVADLDEAVRRAATADEQSHVLIALDLRDLDLLS
- a CDS encoding VOC family protein is translated as MRLDHLSYAAGPEGLASCVQRLGSHLGAGFTDGGLHPRFGTRNFVLALKGGVYLEIVEALDHPAVERAPFGRAVRARSQAGGGWLSWVVGVSDIGVLEDRFGRPAAAGHRVRPDGYDLRWRQIGINDAAQERQLPWFIHWDSEKVHHPASAGGTVNLERLDIAGDREFVTGFLGEEATAALENLKVKWLSLDDNDGESGIVAAHFTTTHGVVVID
- a CDS encoding DMT family transporter, yielding MCVVWGLPYLFIRVAVEHIAPGPLVFLRTGLGALVLVPVAVSKGQLRPVLARWQWLLLFAVVEVIVPWLLLSDAERHLNSSLAGLLVAAVPLIGALIARFSRHGDRVSPTQLLGLLVGIGGVACLVGLDFGGLRVSALLEMGVVAIAYAVGPVILARTLSDLPSLGVIAAALSVSAIVYLPFAIVQPPDLSRASTITSVVVLGLVCTAAAFLLFFELIATIGPTRSTVITYVNPAVALALGVAVLNEPVTTGMIVGFPLILAGSVLGARGSRPPAQPEPFGESVGDQPAVTRT